One window of Botrimarina mediterranea genomic DNA carries:
- a CDS encoding APC family permease: MGDSEETGKYEENSLSLTGSVAMGTGVMIGAGIFALTGQVAEQAGGLFPLAFLAAAIVAGFSAYSYVKMAEQYPSAGGIAMFLMKAYGKGTVTAGMALLMYFSMVINESLVARTFGTYTLQLFDAKDNAFLVPALGVGLLVAAFIVNILGNKFIGTFSTVTAVIKIAGILIFAGAGLWVSGLTFESVGVTERTSAGSFLSATALALLAYKGFTTITNSGSEITNPNKNIGRSIIISLAICLVVYLLVGLAVAGNLSISEIIESRDYALAEAARPAFGQWGTYFTVGLAIVATISGLIASTFAVSRMLAMLSEMKLVPHKHFGLPGDIQKHTLVYTVVFAITLTILFDLSRIASLGAIFYIVMDIAVHWGVLRHVHGKVKANRWVPITAIVLDVTILGAFLWLKATSDMLVIWVALGGMVVIFVGERVFLSWKDDDQEAHADGNRE; the protein is encoded by the coding sequence GTGGGCGATTCAGAAGAAACCGGAAAGTACGAAGAGAACAGCCTGTCTTTGACGGGATCGGTCGCTATGGGTACCGGTGTCATGATCGGGGCAGGAATCTTTGCGCTGACCGGGCAAGTTGCCGAACAAGCAGGAGGACTTTTTCCGTTGGCATTTCTAGCGGCGGCGATCGTGGCAGGATTCAGCGCCTATAGCTACGTGAAGATGGCCGAACAGTATCCGTCGGCGGGTGGAATCGCCATGTTCCTCATGAAAGCCTACGGTAAAGGAACCGTGACCGCAGGCATGGCGTTGCTGATGTACTTTTCAATGGTCATCAACGAGAGCCTCGTGGCGAGGACGTTTGGAACTTACACGTTGCAATTGTTTGATGCGAAGGACAATGCCTTTTTGGTGCCTGCGCTTGGTGTGGGGCTGCTCGTGGCCGCGTTTATCGTGAACATCCTTGGCAACAAGTTCATCGGTACCTTCTCGACAGTAACGGCCGTCATCAAGATCGCTGGAATCCTCATCTTTGCCGGTGCGGGGCTATGGGTTTCGGGTCTGACTTTTGAAAGCGTGGGGGTTACAGAGCGAACATCGGCTGGCAGCTTTCTCTCCGCAACCGCTCTGGCGCTATTGGCCTACAAAGGTTTCACGACGATTACGAATAGTGGCTCGGAGATCACAAACCCGAACAAGAACATTGGTCGTTCGATCATTATTTCGCTAGCGATTTGTCTGGTTGTTTATTTGCTCGTTGGACTCGCCGTCGCGGGCAATTTGTCCATCTCGGAAATCATAGAGAGCCGCGACTACGCGTTGGCCGAAGCGGCTCGACCGGCGTTCGGGCAATGGGGGACCTACTTCACGGTTGGACTTGCGATTGTGGCCACGATATCGGGTCTGATCGCTAGTACGTTTGCCGTGTCGCGAATGCTCGCAATGCTAAGCGAAATGAAGCTCGTTCCGCACAAACACTTCGGCTTGCCCGGCGACATCCAAAAGCACACGCTTGTCTATACGGTCGTGTTTGCGATTACACTGACGATCTTATTCGACCTCTCGCGAATTGCATCTCTGGGAGCTATCTTCTACATCGTGATGGATATTGCGGTTCACTGGGGTGTGCTTAGGCACGTGCACGGGAAAGTTAAGGCGAACCGATGGGTGCCAATCACGGCCATAGTGCTGGACGTGACCATCTTGGGGGCATTTCTCTGGCTGAAGGCCACCAGCGACATGCTGGTGATATGGGTGGCCTTAGGCGGCATGGTGGTCATATTCGTTGGAGAGCGGGTGTTCCTGAGCTGGAAGGATGACGATCAGGAGGCTCACGCCGACGGCAACCGAGAATAA